In a single window of the Polynucleobacter sp. MWH-UH24A genome:
- a CDS encoding murein transglycosylase A produces the protein MMIFWNWSYLIVVSKTAFCVVIASLLLTSCAVPPTKPVSQAPKVSSPSNLSRTPKVTETVVTDDSSSSAALTPVEFSEIPGWDEDKLSEAWQAWLQSCSVLRNRKPGPVNWVTVCDRANAQKPRDAKTFFENNFRAYAVRNQMTGKSEGLVTGYYEPIILGSRVRTDRYTVPLHAYPKAWVRAKPSPAPARAELMNSTLLKGSEIAWVEDPVAAASMQIQGSGKIRLDNGQIMRLGFAGSNDLPFKSSAQWLLDRKEITRAQATMQGISEWAKRNPSKVQEMLNANPRFVFFRELPASANQDLGPIGALGVPLTPERSIAIDPRAIPLGAPVFLETTRPLSNQPIRRLVMAQDTGKAIVGPVRVDYFWGTGDEAGELAGRMKQNGRVWLMLPKRD, from the coding sequence ATGATGATTTTCTGGAATTGGAGTTACCTCATTGTAGTTAGTAAAACCGCATTCTGTGTTGTGATAGCGAGCCTTCTTCTTACATCGTGCGCTGTGCCGCCAACCAAGCCAGTTTCTCAAGCGCCTAAGGTAAGTAGCCCGAGCAACTTATCGCGTACACCGAAAGTCACTGAAACCGTTGTTACCGATGACAGTAGTTCATCAGCGGCATTAACGCCTGTGGAGTTTTCTGAGATACCGGGTTGGGATGAAGATAAATTAAGTGAGGCATGGCAAGCTTGGTTACAGAGCTGTAGTGTGTTGCGTAACCGTAAACCAGGGCCAGTCAATTGGGTTACGGTATGCGATCGAGCGAACGCTCAAAAACCGAGAGATGCAAAAACGTTTTTTGAGAATAATTTCAGAGCCTATGCAGTTCGTAATCAAATGACTGGTAAGTCGGAGGGCTTAGTTACCGGTTACTACGAGCCCATTATTTTGGGTTCGCGTGTACGTACGGACCGATATACAGTACCTCTTCATGCTTATCCGAAGGCCTGGGTTCGTGCAAAGCCATCGCCTGCACCAGCGCGCGCCGAGTTGATGAATTCGACTCTTCTTAAGGGTTCCGAAATTGCTTGGGTTGAAGATCCTGTAGCGGCTGCATCGATGCAAATTCAGGGGTCTGGAAAAATCCGTTTAGATAATGGCCAAATCATGCGATTAGGTTTTGCGGGGTCGAATGATTTACCCTTTAAATCGAGCGCTCAGTGGCTATTAGATCGCAAAGAGATTACCCGAGCGCAGGCAACGATGCAGGGGATTTCAGAGTGGGCTAAACGCAATCCCAGCAAAGTGCAAGAGATGCTCAATGCCAATCCACGCTTTGTGTTCTTTCGAGAACTACCTGCCTCTGCAAACCAAGATCTTGGACCGATTGGGGCCTTGGGGGTTCCGCTGACTCCGGAACGCAGTATTGCGATTGATCCTCGGGCAATTCCGTTGGGCGCCCCCGTTTTTTTAGAAACAACGCGACCGCTTAGTAATCAGCCAATTCGACGTTTGGTCATGGCCCAAGATACGGGTAAGGCGATTGTAGGCCCAGTCCGAGTTGATTATTTTTGGGGTACCGGCGATGAAGCTGGAGAATTAGCTGGCAGAATGAAGCAAAATGGTCGTGTTTGGTTAATGCTACCGAAAAGGGATTGA
- the trpE gene encoding anthranilate synthase component I encodes MTELQEIAKQGYNRVALVAESLADLETPLSLYLKLTQKSGQKNTFLLESVYGGERFGRYSIIGLPARTILRTVGTPTKPINEIVHDGTVIERNHDNPLDFIDTYIKRFKVAPQPNLPRFCGGLAGYFAYDTVRYIEKRLAVHSLPDEIGVPDIQLMLTEELAVVDNVAGKIYFIVYVDPNDPGAYESGMKRLQSLQATLTVSVQMPEEQASKPHPEPIRKFKASDFEDAVRRTKDYILAGDCMQVVIGQRISRSFTEPPLQLYRALRSLNPSPYMYFYDFGDMQIVGSSPEILVRQEKREGRKMVTIRPLAGTRRRGATPEEDAQLAKELLADPKEIAEHVMLIDLARNDVGRIAKTGSVKVTDSMVIEKYSHVQHIVSSVEGELKDNMSNMDVLRATFPAGTLSGAPKIRAMEIIDEMEITKRGIYGGAAGYLSFSGDMDVAIVIRTGVIKDGMLHSQAGAGVVADSDPSSEWKETEAKAKAVLAAAELTESSKGA; translated from the coding sequence ATGACTGAGTTACAAGAAATCGCGAAGCAGGGATACAACCGAGTAGCTCTGGTTGCAGAATCACTTGCCGATCTCGAGACCCCCCTGTCGCTGTACTTGAAGTTAACTCAGAAGTCCGGTCAGAAAAATACCTTTCTTTTGGAGTCCGTTTATGGTGGTGAGCGCTTTGGACGCTATTCGATCATTGGTCTCCCAGCGCGCACTATTTTGCGAACCGTTGGCACGCCTACCAAGCCCATTAATGAGATCGTTCATGACGGTACAGTGATTGAGCGCAATCACGATAATCCGCTTGACTTTATTGACACTTACATCAAACGCTTTAAGGTCGCTCCACAACCCAACTTACCGCGTTTTTGTGGTGGATTGGCCGGTTACTTCGCCTATGACACGGTTCGCTATATTGAAAAGCGCCTCGCTGTTCACTCTTTACCCGATGAAATCGGTGTGCCTGACATTCAGCTAATGCTCACCGAAGAACTGGCGGTTGTTGACAATGTTGCTGGCAAGATCTATTTCATTGTGTATGTGGATCCCAATGATCCTGGCGCTTATGAGAGTGGCATGAAACGGCTACAAAGTTTGCAAGCCACACTGACAGTCTCGGTTCAGATGCCTGAGGAACAAGCATCCAAGCCACACCCCGAACCTATTCGTAAATTCAAGGCGAGTGATTTTGAAGACGCAGTACGTCGCACCAAGGACTATATCCTCGCGGGTGATTGCATGCAGGTTGTGATTGGCCAGCGCATTAGCCGAAGCTTCACTGAGCCGCCACTACAACTCTACCGCGCATTGCGCTCACTTAACCCCTCCCCTTATATGTATTTTTATGACTTTGGGGATATGCAAATTGTGGGGTCATCCCCCGAGATCTTGGTGCGCCAAGAAAAACGTGAGGGGCGCAAGATGGTCACGATTCGGCCCTTAGCCGGGACTCGTCGCCGCGGTGCGACACCTGAGGAGGATGCACAACTTGCTAAAGAGTTACTGGCGGATCCCAAAGAAATCGCTGAGCATGTAATGCTGATTGATCTCGCCCGTAATGATGTCGGACGCATTGCTAAGACGGGTAGTGTCAAGGTCACTGATTCGATGGTGATTGAAAAGTATTCCCACGTGCAACACATCGTTAGTTCGGTCGAAGGGGAGCTCAAGGACAATATGAGCAATATGGACGTCTTACGCGCCACCTTCCCTGCCGGCACCTTATCGGGCGCCCCCAAAATTAGGGCGATGGAAATTATTGATGAAATGGAAATTACCAAGCGTGGCATTTATGGCGGTGCTGCGGGTTATCTTTCCTTCTCTGGGGATATGGATGTGGCGATTGTGATCCGCACCGGCGTGATTAAGGACGGTATGTTGCATTCTCAAGCGGGCGCAGGTGTTGTGGCCGATTCGGATCCTAGCTCCGAATGGAAAGAAACCGAAGCGAAAGCAAAAGCAGTATTGGCAGCCGCTGAATTAACCGAATCTTCCAAAGGAGCATAA
- a CDS encoding amino acid ABC transporter ATP-binding protein, translating into MIELRHISKWYGQFQVLTDCSTVIHKGEVVVICGPSGSGKSTLIKTINALEPFQEGELMVDGIRLHDSGTNLTKLRSRVGMVFQHFELFPHLSVMENLTIAQIKVLNRSLEEAKQHGLKYLERVGLLEQKDKFPGQLSGGQQQRVAIARALCMDPIVMLFDEPTSALDPEMVGEVLDVMVKLAQEGMTMCVVTHEMGFAKKVSDRVIFMDQGRIVEDCTRDEFFNHPDARSPRAKEFLSKILSD; encoded by the coding sequence ATGATTGAGCTTCGACATATTTCTAAATGGTACGGTCAGTTTCAAGTGCTGACGGATTGCTCGACGGTGATTCATAAGGGCGAGGTTGTGGTGATTTGTGGGCCGTCGGGCTCCGGTAAATCGACTTTGATAAAGACGATCAATGCCCTAGAGCCATTTCAAGAAGGTGAGTTGATGGTTGATGGTATTCGTTTACATGATTCGGGCACGAATTTGACCAAGCTTCGTTCACGGGTTGGTATGGTGTTTCAGCACTTTGAATTGTTTCCCCATTTATCCGTGATGGAGAACTTAACCATTGCTCAGATAAAAGTACTAAATCGTAGTCTTGAAGAGGCTAAACAACATGGCCTTAAATATTTAGAGCGGGTTGGATTATTGGAGCAAAAAGATAAATTTCCTGGCCAGCTCTCTGGTGGCCAGCAACAACGCGTTGCAATTGCACGAGCTTTATGCATGGATCCAATTGTCATGTTGTTTGATGAGCCAACCTCCGCACTTGATCCCGAAATGGTTGGCGAGGTTTTGGATGTGATGGTCAAGTTAGCACAAGAGGGGATGACTATGTGCGTAGTCACTCATGAAATGGGGTTTGCCAAGAAGGTAAGCGATCGCGTTATTTTTATGGATCAAGGAAGAATTGTGGAAGATTGCACTCGTGATGAGTTTTTTAATCATCCCGATGCACGATCGCCACGGGCCAAAGAATTTCTTTCCAAAATATTGAGTGACTAA
- the apaG gene encoding Co2+/Mg2+ efflux protein ApaG, whose translation MNPPEITVNVRPQYLPEQSDPDNQQYAFAYTVTIRNTGTASVQLIARHWFITDGEGEVQEVKGLGVVGQQPLLRAGEHFEYTSWATLPTPAGTMRGEYFCVTEDAQFFQATIPEFALVMPRTLH comes from the coding sequence ATGAATCCACCTGAAATTACCGTTAACGTCCGCCCCCAGTACCTTCCCGAGCAATCAGATCCCGATAATCAGCAATACGCGTTTGCCTATACCGTTACGATTCGTAATACTGGAACGGCCAGTGTTCAGCTGATTGCTCGCCATTGGTTCATTACCGATGGCGAGGGTGAGGTTCAGGAAGTGAAGGGTTTAGGGGTGGTTGGCCAGCAGCCACTGTTACGTGCTGGCGAGCATTTTGAGTACACGAGTTGGGCGACTCTCCCCACCCCAGCCGGTACGATGCGTGGGGAATATTTTTGCGTCACCGAGGATGCCCAGTTTTTTCAGGCAACCATCCCAGAGTTTGCCCTGGTGATGCCAAGAACCTTGCACTGA
- the rpe gene encoding ribulose-phosphate 3-epimerase, translating into MSPNSAIIAPSILSADFAKLGEEVKAVLDAGADWIHFDVMDNHYVPNLTVGPLVCEAIRPHAIKNGKPAIIDVHLMIEPVDRIVPDFAKAGANLISFHPEASAHVHRTLSLIKDHGCQAGLVLNPATPIHHLDHALDQIDLVLLMSVNPGFGGQSFIPSTLTKIEQVRKMLDRYQETSGRSIRLEVDGGIKIDNIASVAKAGADTFVAGSAIFSKPNYGEVITAMRKAIGS; encoded by the coding sequence ATGAGCCCTAATTCCGCCATCATTGCCCCTTCGATTCTGTCAGCCGACTTTGCCAAATTGGGCGAAGAAGTGAAGGCCGTCTTGGATGCCGGGGCCGATTGGATTCATTTTGACGTGATGGATAACCACTATGTGCCTAATTTAACGGTTGGACCCTTGGTTTGCGAGGCAATTCGTCCCCATGCGATCAAAAACGGTAAACCGGCCATAATCGATGTCCACCTCATGATTGAGCCAGTTGATCGGATTGTTCCGGATTTTGCCAAAGCAGGAGCCAATCTAATTAGCTTTCACCCTGAGGCGAGCGCACATGTGCATCGCACCCTCTCCCTCATTAAAGATCATGGTTGCCAGGCTGGGCTCGTCCTCAACCCTGCCACCCCGATCCATCACCTAGACCACGCCCTGGATCAAATTGATTTGGTGCTCCTGATGTCAGTTAACCCAGGCTTTGGGGGCCAATCCTTCATTCCCAGCACTCTCACTAAGATCGAACAGGTCCGTAAGATGCTCGATCGCTATCAAGAAACCAGTGGTCGCTCCATTCGTCTTGAAGTTGACGGTGGGATCAAGATTGACAATATTGCTAGCGTTGCCAAGGCTGGAGCCGATACCTTCGTCGCCGGCTCAGCGATCTTTAGCAAGCCAAACTACGGCGAAGTCATTACTGCCATGCGTAAAGCGATTGGGTCTTAA
- a CDS encoding M20 aminoacylase family protein produces MRILPEILESTPSIAEIRRIIHAHPELRFEEKQTADLVSQALSSWGIAVYQGLGKTGVVGRLDGELGPGKMIGLRADMDALPLQEKNTFAHASQNPGKMHACGHDGHTAMLLGAAQYLSNHRDFKGTVIFIFQPAEEGGAGAQEMIEDGLFEQFPCDAVFGMHNWPGLEEGHFGVVSGPMMASSNEFVIDIQGKGGHAALPHNSADPIMAGIQIAQALQTIITRNKRPVDAAVISITQFHAGETSNVIPDTAMLGGTVRTFTLGVLDLIETRMHEIANQVASAFDCKANLTFKRNYPPLINDEQQTEFAAQVMKELVGNERVNTRIDPTMGAEDFAFMLLKKPGCYVFLGNGDGDHRATGHGMGPCHLHNPSYDFNDQIIPVGVNYWVRLAQTFLR; encoded by the coding sequence ATGCGAATTCTCCCTGAGATCCTCGAGTCCACCCCTAGCATCGCTGAAATCCGACGCATTATTCATGCGCACCCCGAATTGCGCTTTGAAGAAAAGCAGACCGCTGATTTAGTTTCGCAAGCATTATCCAGTTGGGGTATTGCGGTCTATCAGGGCCTCGGTAAAACAGGGGTGGTTGGTCGCTTAGATGGTGAGTTGGGTCCTGGCAAGATGATTGGCTTACGTGCTGATATGGACGCTCTACCATTGCAAGAAAAAAATACATTTGCCCACGCCTCGCAAAACCCTGGAAAGATGCACGCCTGCGGCCACGATGGTCACACTGCGATGCTTTTAGGTGCGGCGCAATATCTCTCCAACCATCGGGATTTCAAAGGAACGGTGATTTTTATCTTTCAACCCGCTGAGGAAGGCGGTGCTGGCGCCCAAGAAATGATTGAAGACGGTCTGTTTGAGCAGTTCCCATGCGATGCAGTATTTGGAATGCACAATTGGCCTGGTCTAGAAGAGGGTCATTTTGGTGTTGTAAGCGGCCCCATGATGGCATCAAGCAACGAGTTCGTGATCGACATTCAGGGCAAAGGTGGGCACGCGGCCCTGCCGCACAACAGTGCGGATCCCATCATGGCTGGTATTCAGATTGCGCAAGCCCTGCAAACCATCATTACTCGCAATAAGCGTCCGGTCGATGCTGCGGTGATTTCGATTACGCAGTTTCATGCCGGAGAAACAAGCAATGTCATTCCCGACACTGCGATGCTCGGCGGTACCGTACGCACTTTTACTTTAGGGGTCTTAGATCTCATCGAAACACGAATGCATGAGATCGCCAATCAAGTAGCCAGTGCCTTTGATTGCAAAGCCAATCTGACGTTTAAGCGTAACTACCCGCCCCTGATTAACGATGAACAGCAAACCGAATTTGCCGCTCAGGTGATGAAAGAACTCGTGGGCAATGAGCGAGTGAACACCCGAATCGATCCAACCATGGGTGCCGAAGACTTTGCCTTCATGCTTTTAAAGAAACCTGGGTGCTATGTATTTTTAGGGAATGGTGACGGCGATCACCGCGCAACAGGCCATGGCATGGGACCTTGCCATTTGCATAACCCCTCCTACGACTTCAATGACCAAATCATTCCGGTAGGAGTGAACTACTGGGTCCGTTTAGCCCAAACTTTTCTGCGTTAA
- a CDS encoding AMP-binding protein: MITNKPWFSSYPADVPHHLSYDRYGSLLDLLDESFKTHQERPAYWCMGKHFSYEAIDLASKQLASYLQSLGLSKGARVAIMLPNIPQYPMALYGVLRAGFIVVSINPLYTPRELAAQLRDCGAEAILLLEHFGKTLEDAFALEGQAIAIKHAVITSIAQMLGWKGPWLDRFIRTFKRKVIPYTLPTHVRSMQFTTALELGAQRTYERPQLSHADIALLQYTGGTTGISKGAILTHRNLIANVLQIEAWLKPIEQRKTITSWHFLCALPMYHIFALTGCGLLGMRLGARILLVPNARDLHNLIGILKEFPEINLFPGVNTLFAALLNNPKFSQLDFSQWALTIGGGMAVQRTVAQRWQDLTGTVITEGYGLSETSPVASCNTPLATEFTGSIGLPLPDTEMCIRDEEGKDLAVGEIGEIYIRGPQVMRGYWQQESETQNVLGSDGFFRTGDIGVMDEAGYFRIVDRKKDMILVAGFNVFPNEVEDVVASIPGILECAVVGIRQGAMGEAVKLFVVREDLTITEEQIMDVCNRELTHYKRPTQIEFRESLPKNNVGKILRRVLRDESQSG; this comes from the coding sequence ATGATTACAAATAAACCTTGGTTTTCATCCTATCCAGCAGATGTTCCCCATCATCTAAGTTATGACCGATATGGGTCACTCTTAGACTTACTCGATGAGTCTTTCAAAACTCATCAGGAGCGGCCTGCGTATTGGTGTATGGGTAAGCATTTTTCCTATGAAGCGATCGATTTAGCTTCAAAACAATTAGCGAGTTATTTACAAAGCCTTGGCCTATCAAAGGGTGCACGGGTTGCAATCATGCTACCCAATATCCCTCAATACCCCATGGCTTTATATGGCGTGCTTCGCGCCGGATTTATTGTGGTCAGCATTAATCCTCTATATACCCCTCGTGAACTAGCGGCGCAACTTCGTGATTGCGGAGCTGAGGCCATCTTGCTGTTGGAGCATTTTGGGAAAACGCTTGAGGATGCCTTTGCACTAGAGGGTCAAGCGATAGCAATTAAACACGCAGTGATCACGAGTATTGCGCAGATGTTGGGTTGGAAAGGACCATGGTTAGATCGTTTTATACGGACCTTTAAGCGTAAGGTCATTCCTTATACGCTACCGACACACGTTCGCAGTATGCAATTTACAACCGCCTTAGAGTTAGGCGCGCAGCGCACATATGAACGTCCACAGCTTTCTCATGCTGATATTGCACTATTGCAATACACCGGAGGAACCACCGGAATTTCGAAGGGCGCCATACTGACGCATCGCAATTTAATTGCGAATGTATTACAAATTGAGGCTTGGTTAAAACCAATTGAGCAACGAAAAACGATTACGTCTTGGCATTTTCTGTGCGCACTCCCGATGTATCACATCTTTGCTCTCACTGGCTGTGGCTTATTGGGTATGCGCCTTGGAGCCCGAATTCTATTGGTTCCTAATGCGCGGGATTTACACAATTTAATTGGGATTTTGAAAGAATTCCCCGAGATCAATTTGTTTCCGGGAGTGAATACTTTATTTGCGGCACTTTTAAATAATCCGAAATTTTCTCAATTGGATTTTTCACAATGGGCTTTAACGATCGGTGGCGGTATGGCAGTACAGCGGACTGTTGCACAACGTTGGCAAGATCTAACCGGTACAGTGATTACGGAGGGGTATGGTCTTTCTGAAACCTCTCCCGTCGCATCATGTAACACCCCATTGGCAACCGAGTTCACGGGTTCGATCGGCCTACCTTTGCCCGATACCGAGATGTGTATTCGGGATGAAGAGGGTAAGGATTTAGCGGTTGGCGAGATTGGCGAAATTTATATTCGCGGTCCTCAGGTCATGCGTGGTTATTGGCAACAAGAATCTGAAACGCAGAATGTGCTCGGCTCCGATGGATTTTTTAGAACGGGTGATATTGGTGTGATGGATGAGGCTGGCTACTTTCGGATTGTGGATCGTAAGAAAGATATGATTTTGGTGGCTGGATTTAATGTCTTTCCGAATGAAGTTGAAGATGTTGTTGCCTCGATTCCAGGGATCCTTGAGTGCGCAGTAGTGGGTATTCGCCAGGGCGCGATGGGCGAAGCGGTTAAGTTATTTGTGGTGCGAGAGGACCTTACGATTACAGAAGAACAAATCATGGATGTCTGTAATCGCGAGCTGACCCACTATAAGCGCCCAACGCAAATTGAGTTTCGAGAGAGCTTACCTAAGAATAATGTCGGTAAGATTCTGCGCCGAGTCTTGCGCGATGAAAGTCAATCAGGGTAG
- a CDS encoding amino acid ABC transporter permease, which produces MNLDLSFYNWELFTSYIQKGLIFSVQLTIIATIGGIVLGTVLALMRLSGKPWLALPATAYVNTMRSIPLVMVILWFFLLIPLIIGKPIGVNLSAIITFIAFEAAYFSEIVRAGIQSIPRGQVYAGQALGMTYSQNMRLVVLPQAFRNMIPVFMTQTIILFQDTSLVYAIGAYDLLKGFEIAGKNFGRPIETYLLAAVTYFLICFTLSRIVKRIQEKVAIVR; this is translated from the coding sequence ATGAATCTGGATCTGAGCTTTTACAACTGGGAACTATTTACTAGTTATATCCAAAAGGGCTTGATCTTTAGTGTTCAGTTAACCATCATTGCGACAATTGGCGGGATTGTGTTGGGGACGGTGTTGGCCTTAATGCGCCTTTCCGGAAAACCGTGGCTTGCCTTGCCTGCAACTGCGTATGTCAATACGATGCGCTCCATTCCCTTGGTCATGGTCATTCTTTGGTTTTTCTTATTAATTCCCTTGATCATCGGTAAACCGATTGGCGTTAATTTATCGGCCATCATCACCTTTATTGCATTTGAAGCAGCATATTTTTCAGAGATTGTGCGAGCCGGAATCCAGTCAATTCCCAGGGGGCAGGTATATGCCGGCCAAGCATTAGGAATGACTTATTCACAAAATATGCGTTTGGTGGTATTACCCCAAGCCTTTCGAAATATGATCCCTGTCTTTATGACCCAAACCATTATTTTGTTTCAAGACACTTCTTTGGTGTATGCCATTGGCGCTTATGATCTTTTAAAAGGGTTTGAAATTGCAGGTAAAAATTTTGGGCGGCCGATTGAGACCTATTTATTGGCAGCCGTGACGTATTTTCTAATCTGTTTTACGCTATCCCGAATTGTTAAGCGTATTCAGGAAAAGGTTGCAATTGTTCGCTAA
- a CDS encoding amino acid ABC transporter substrate-binding protein, which translates to MKQFSWSSALGIITLLASSLLISPVAIAQQSTLDKMKSTGVVTMGVRESSGALSYTLGDGKYAGFHVEICNTVLRDIQKQLNLKTLDIKYTPVTSQNRIPLLQNGTVDIECGSTTNNATRQKDVAFAVTTYVEEIRIAVKANSGITSLNQLNGKKVATTTGTTSVQLLRKHEKATGVNFEEVFGKDHADSFLLLESGRADAFVMDGSILAGNIANAKNPGDYRIVGEVIAVEPIAIMMRKDDPGFKKAVDDNLKRMMKDGTLTKLWDKWFLQPIPPKNARVGLALSESTKQAWANPNDKPAEDYQKK; encoded by the coding sequence ATGAAGCAATTTTCATGGTCTAGTGCTTTAGGCATTATCACTTTGCTTGCCAGTAGTTTATTGATTTCGCCAGTAGCAATCGCTCAGCAAAGCACACTCGATAAGATGAAATCAACCGGTGTGGTAACTATGGGCGTACGCGAGTCATCTGGCGCCCTCTCGTATACCTTGGGAGATGGGAAATATGCTGGCTTCCATGTGGAAATTTGCAATACCGTATTGCGTGATATACAAAAGCAACTGAATTTAAAGACACTGGATATCAAATATACTCCGGTGACTTCACAAAATCGTATCCCTTTGTTACAAAATGGTACGGTTGATATTGAGTGCGGATCTACAACGAATAACGCTACCCGTCAAAAAGATGTGGCTTTTGCAGTAACTACCTATGTTGAGGAAATTCGCATTGCGGTCAAGGCCAACTCTGGAATTACCTCACTAAATCAGTTAAACGGCAAGAAAGTAGCCACAACCACAGGCACTACGTCCGTACAGCTCTTGCGTAAACATGAAAAGGCGACTGGGGTGAACTTTGAAGAAGTGTTTGGTAAAGACCATGCGGATAGTTTCCTCTTATTGGAATCGGGGCGCGCCGATGCATTTGTGATGGACGGCTCAATCTTGGCCGGTAATATCGCGAATGCAAAGAATCCCGGCGATTACCGAATTGTGGGAGAGGTAATAGCGGTTGAACCGATTGCCATCATGATGCGTAAAGATGATCCAGGGTTTAAGAAAGCAGTGGACGATAACCTCAAGCGCATGATGAAAGACGGGACCCTTACTAAACTTTGGGATAAGTGGTTTTTACAACCCATTCCTCCCAAGAATGCGCGTGTTGGTTTGGCCTTATCTGAAAGTACCAAGCAAGCATGGGCCAATCCAAACGATAAGCCTGCGGAAGATTATCAGAAGAAGTAA
- a CDS encoding amino acid ABC transporter permease yields MTLDWSVFCKDTLTGEAAPRCFSFLFGMDPNADPTYLDWLISAWGWTIAVAGLSLVLAMVMGVVIGTMRTLPPQHLVNRLCISAATAWVELFRNIPLLVQVFLWYHVVPAFFPIMKNFPSYLLVSIALGLFTSARIAEQVRAGIQSLPTGQRNAAIALGMTTTQSYRYVLLPMGMRIIVPPLTSECMNIVKNSSVAFAVSVPELTLFALQAQEETSRGIEIYLAVTGLYMVSAFSVNRIMVWIEKKTRVPGFIAAGQSSTH; encoded by the coding sequence ATGACCTTAGATTGGAGTGTCTTTTGTAAAGACACTTTAACTGGAGAAGCAGCACCCCGCTGCTTCTCTTTTTTATTTGGGATGGATCCCAATGCTGATCCCACTTATTTGGATTGGTTGATTTCTGCATGGGGTTGGACCATTGCGGTGGCAGGACTCAGTTTAGTTCTGGCCATGGTGATGGGGGTGGTAATAGGTACGATGCGTACCTTACCGCCTCAGCATCTTGTAAATCGATTATGTATTAGTGCTGCCACGGCATGGGTTGAGCTCTTTCGAAATATTCCATTACTTGTTCAAGTCTTCCTTTGGTATCACGTAGTGCCCGCATTTTTTCCCATCATGAAGAACTTTCCATCCTATCTATTGGTGAGTATTGCTTTGGGCTTGTTTACATCCGCGCGAATTGCCGAGCAGGTCCGTGCGGGAATTCAGTCACTCCCAACAGGGCAGCGGAATGCGGCCATTGCATTAGGCATGACCACCACACAAAGTTATCGCTATGTACTCTTACCAATGGGAATGCGTATCATCGTTCCACCACTCACATCGGAGTGTATGAATATTGTGAAGAACTCATCCGTTGCATTTGCAGTGTCCGTACCGGAACTCACTTTATTTGCTTTACAGGCTCAGGAGGAAACGTCGCGAGGTATTGAAATTTATCTAGCAGTGACGGGGCTTTATATGGTGAGCGCATTCTCAGTAAATCGAATCATGGTGTGGATTGAGAAAAAAACGCGCGTTCCCGGTTTTATTGCTGCTGGTCAATCCTCTACGCATTAA
- a CDS encoding enoyl-CoA hydratase — MPYNTILTQTEGKVALITLNRPQVLNALNDELMDELGDALLKFDADDAIACIVITGSEKAFAAGADIGKMAKLDFQEAYRNNFISRNWETICKIRKPVIAAVSGYALGGGCELAMMCDMIIAADNAKFAQPEIKLGIVPGSGGTQRLTRAVSKSKAMDLCLTGRMMDAAEAERSGLVARLYPAAQLIAETMAIAQTIAAMPLLTLMMVKESVNAAYETTLSEGIRYERRLFHACFGTEDQKEGMTAFLEKRPAQFKNR, encoded by the coding sequence ATGCCATACAACACAATATTGACTCAGACTGAGGGAAAAGTTGCCCTCATTACTTTAAACCGTCCACAAGTACTCAATGCATTAAATGACGAGTTGATGGATGAATTAGGTGATGCATTATTAAAGTTTGATGCGGATGATGCGATTGCGTGCATTGTGATTACTGGAAGTGAGAAAGCATTTGCTGCTGGGGCTGATATCGGCAAGATGGCTAAATTGGATTTTCAGGAGGCGTATCGAAATAATTTTATTAGCCGTAATTGGGAAACCATTTGCAAGATTCGTAAACCAGTGATTGCGGCGGTATCGGGGTATGCATTGGGAGGCGGTTGTGAGTTGGCGATGATGTGTGACATGATCATTGCTGCAGATAATGCCAAATTTGCGCAACCCGAAATTAAATTAGGGATTGTTCCAGGCTCTGGTGGCACGCAACGGCTAACCCGTGCGGTATCAAAATCAAAAGCAATGGATTTATGTTTAACGGGTCGCATGATGGATGCCGCCGAAGCCGAGCGAAGTGGTTTAGTTGCCCGACTTTATCCAGCGGCGCAATTAATCGCTGAAACTATGGCAATTGCACAAACGATTGCTGCGATGCCATTGCTGACCCTAATGATGGTGAAAGAAAGTGTGAATGCTGCTTATGAAACAACCTTGAGCGAGGGCATTCGGTATGAGCGCCGTTTATTTCATGCCTGCTTTGGTACCGAAGATCAAAAAGAAGGAATGACTGCTTTTTTAGAAAAGCGGCCAGCACAGTTTAAGAATCGTTAA